A section of the Thermotoga caldifontis AZM44c09 genome encodes:
- the ftsZ gene encoding cell division protein FtsZ gives MPFELGKSEKGKETEKLSRKRIPIIKVIGVGGAGNNAVNRMARMGLKNVQLIAVNTDVQVLEETEADLKIQIGERRTRGLGAGGNPKVGEEAALESLDKIEQVLKDTDMLFLTAGFGGGTGTGATPVIADVAKKMGILTVAVVTTPFYFEGKERWQTAIEGLRRLKPSVDTLIKVSNNKLLEELPPDVTAVDAFAAADEMLHQGVKGISELITKRGYINLDFADVESVMRNAGVAMLGIGIGKGANRAAEAAKRAMTSKLMEQPVENARAIILNVAAPKTVQLRELHLAASIVRQSCSEDADVKFGLIIDDELKEDEMKVTVIATGFDQEERILFPETDIPAIYRFGLEDTINA, from the coding sequence ATGCCTTTCGAGCTGGGAAAATCGGAAAAAGGCAAAGAGACAGAAAAACTTTCAAGGAAGAGAATACCGATCATAAAAGTCATAGGGGTTGGGGGAGCGGGTAACAACGCCGTGAACCGCATGGCGAGGATGGGACTGAAGAACGTACAGCTCATAGCTGTGAACACGGACGTGCAGGTTCTGGAAGAAACGGAAGCGGATTTGAAGATTCAAATAGGAGAGCGGAGGACGCGTGGGCTCGGTGCGGGTGGAAACCCGAAGGTTGGGGAAGAAGCCGCCTTGGAGAGTTTGGACAAAATAGAACAGGTACTCAAGGACACCGACATGTTGTTCCTCACGGCGGGTTTCGGTGGCGGTACCGGGACTGGAGCGACCCCTGTGATAGCGGATGTGGCCAAGAAGATGGGAATCCTCACCGTGGCGGTCGTAACCACACCGTTCTACTTCGAAGGTAAAGAACGCTGGCAAACGGCGATAGAAGGATTGCGAAGACTCAAGCCGAGCGTGGACACACTCATCAAGGTGTCGAACAACAAATTGCTTGAAGAATTGCCGCCAGACGTAACCGCAGTTGATGCGTTCGCGGCAGCAGATGAAATGCTCCATCAGGGAGTGAAAGGTATCTCAGAACTCATAACGAAACGGGGCTACATAAACCTTGACTTTGCCGATGTCGAATCGGTCATGAGGAACGCCGGTGTGGCGATGCTCGGGATCGGGATAGGGAAAGGAGCGAACAGGGCGGCTGAGGCAGCGAAGAGAGCCATGACGAGCAAGTTGATGGAGCAGCCTGTGGAGAACGCCAGGGCGATTATACTGAACGTTGCTGCACCCAAAACGGTACAGCTGAGAGAATTGCACTTAGCCGCTTCGATCGTCAGGCAGAGTTGCAGTGAAGACGCGGACGTCAAATTCGGCTTGATCATCGACGACGAACTCAAGGAAGACGAAATGAAGGTGACGGTCATAGCGACGGGTTTCGATCAGGAAGAGAGGATCCTTTTCCCGGAAACGGACATTCCCGCGATATACAGGTTCGGTTTGGAGGATACGATCAATGCCTGA
- a CDS encoding GspE/PulE family protein translates to MPEKIRYRRIGEVLLEKGIITKEQLNRALEQQKLTKKPLGETLVELGYVTWEELTEALAEQYNLPILKDPPRAVSAEVLGSLPRALIEELRVIPIDKRDGRLVLVTDTVHNLSRIMGEVRFITGQEPLVYLTTPSLFAFMYKQYIHGGIAELAQQIPVSEEPEPEVLTIEETEELEAEPEAPIIKMVNALIQRAVQMEASDIHIEPFRNYVRVRYRIDGLLRKIVDYSKAQHNAVVTRIKIMSGLDISEKRLPQDGKFYMNIQGEQYDFRVSTMPSVHGEKVVMRILKVSSAYRQLEELGFSEYNYKLISSLLTRPNGIILVTGPTGSGKSTTLVAMINKLKDITVNIVTAEDPVEYTIDGVTQCQVNPEIGLTFARFLRSFLRQDPDIIMIGEMRDKETANLAIEAALTGHLVLSTLHTNSAAAAVDRLVNLGIDRHLLSTALIGVISQRLVRKLCENCRVKADLRPEYLQMWKEVFPDLEPVEYSVGPGCTACNGVGYRGRVAVGEVLIVDREIKDLIVSGGGEREIYDLALRKGMRPMFIDGFEKVLKGITSFEEVLRVTSSI, encoded by the coding sequence ATGCCTGAGAAGATCAGATACAGACGTATCGGCGAGGTCCTCCTCGAGAAGGGCATCATCACAAAAGAACAGCTCAACAGGGCTTTGGAACAACAGAAACTGACCAAGAAACCGCTGGGCGAAACACTCGTTGAGCTTGGATACGTGACTTGGGAAGAACTCACGGAGGCCCTCGCGGAGCAGTACAACCTGCCCATACTCAAGGATCCACCCAGGGCGGTTTCAGCGGAAGTTCTGGGCAGCTTGCCTCGAGCCCTGATCGAGGAACTCCGCGTCATTCCCATAGACAAACGTGATGGTCGACTCGTGCTCGTCACAGACACCGTCCACAATTTGAGCAGAATCATGGGAGAAGTCAGGTTCATTACCGGGCAGGAACCGCTGGTTTATCTCACAACCCCCTCGCTGTTCGCGTTCATGTACAAACAGTACATCCACGGTGGGATCGCCGAACTGGCGCAGCAAATTCCGGTCTCTGAGGAACCTGAACCTGAAGTTCTGACCATCGAAGAAACTGAAGAACTGGAGGCAGAACCAGAGGCACCGATCATCAAGATGGTGAACGCCCTCATTCAGAGAGCCGTGCAGATGGAGGCGAGCGACATCCACATAGAACCCTTCAGAAACTATGTCAGGGTGAGGTACAGAATAGATGGTCTTCTCAGAAAAATAGTGGATTATTCCAAAGCCCAGCACAACGCTGTGGTCACGCGAATAAAGATCATGTCGGGACTCGACATATCCGAAAAACGTTTGCCCCAGGATGGAAAGTTCTACATGAACATACAGGGTGAGCAGTACGACTTCCGTGTCTCCACTATGCCATCAGTTCATGGAGAAAAGGTCGTGATGAGGATACTCAAAGTTTCCTCCGCCTACAGACAACTGGAGGAGCTTGGTTTCAGCGAGTACAACTACAAACTCATCTCGAGCCTCCTGACCAGGCCGAACGGCATAATACTCGTGACGGGACCCACCGGAAGTGGAAAATCCACCACACTCGTCGCCATGATAAACAAGCTCAAGGATATCACCGTGAACATCGTGACTGCTGAAGATCCTGTGGAGTACACGATAGACGGGGTGACTCAGTGCCAGGTGAATCCGGAGATAGGCCTGACCTTCGCGAGATTCCTGAGATCGTTCCTGCGGCAGGACCCTGACATCATCATGATCGGTGAGATGAGGGACAAAGAAACCGCGAACCTCGCGATCGAGGCCGCACTCACCGGACACTTAGTGTTGAGCACGCTCCACACCAACAGTGCCGCCGCGGCCGTCGACAGGCTCGTGAACCTCGGTATCGACAGACACCTCCTTTCAACTGCTCTGATCGGGGTGATCAGCCAGAGACTCGTACGAAAGCTCTGTGAGAACTGCAGGGTCAAGGCAGATCTCAGGCCCGAATATCTGCAGATGTGGAAGGAAGTCTTTCCGGACCTTGAACCTGTGGAATACTCCGTTGGACCAGGGTGCACCGCATGCAACGGGGTGGGTTACAGAGGAAGGGTCGCAGTCGGTGAGGTCCTCATAGTCGACAGAGAGATCAAGGATCTGATCGTTTCGGGTGGTGGCGAAAGAGAAATATACGATCTTGCACTGCGTAAAGGTATGCGCCCGATGTTCATAGACGGTTTCGAAAAGGTCTTGAAAGGCATAACGTCCTTCGAAGAAGTGCTCAGGGTGACCTCTTCGATATGA